The Gemmatimonadota bacterium genome segment CGTGTCCTCCATCTGTCGCGTGTAGCCCACGTAGAAGACTGTGCCGGGTGAGGGTTCGTACGACACGAGCCCCTCGATGTGGAAGTCATAGTCCTCGGAGCCGCTACGCAAGGTGTACTCTCCGTCCCCGTCCACCCGGTACAGCGGCGATCCCGTCGCCGGATCTCGTAGGGCCAAGCGCTTCTGGCTCGAGTACTCGAAGATCCCGCGGACGAAGAGGGAGCGCGTGAACTGGTATTGCGCTCGCACGCGCGGAATGATGGCCGAAGAGACCTCGACTCCGTCGGTCTTGCGCGTGAGCCGCGTCTGCCGGACGCCCAGCTCGGCCACGAGTGAGCGCATCGGGTACAGGTTGAGCGTGACTTCGCCCGAACGTGAATCCGCAGGCTCGACCGCGACGCCGAAGGACCGGTCGAAAACCGGCGTCTCCGAGAACGTGTAGCGGATGTTGCCACGAACACGCTCCCACTTGTTCAGCCAGAGCGACAAGGTGGTCGAGCTCAGCCCACCGAAGAGGGACTGGTCGGGCAGGAAGTCCGAGTACGACCCATCGGGCTGCTCAACCAGCAACCCCTGGTACGCCTCCGGCGCAAAATCGAACATCGACCGTTTGTGGTTGCCCCAGAACGTGATGTTGCCCCTGAAGCCGACCCGCCAACCGAGTTGCGCCTCGCCCTCTTGGAGCCCCTCACCATTCCAAAACGCATCGTGGTCCCAGTAGCCCTTCAAGTCGAGCGAGGGCCCGGCCTCCTGGATCAATGCGCCGCGCTTACCGAACCAGTTGTACGAGAAACGCGAGTTGAACTGGGTGTCACCGATCCGGCGGAAGAAGCCGCTTCCGGCGTTGAAGTCCGCGTCCGTGTCCTCCAGCTCGGCGTTGAAGGAGACCGCCCGTCCGGCCCGCTCGATCTTCGCGCTCAGTAGACTTCCCGTCGCCCGTGACGTCAGGCCGGGATTGTCGGTGAAGCTCGCAGCACCCACCATCGTGAGCGTGTAGCGTTGACCGAGGCGAAGCCGCGCATCCGCACCCGCGACTCTATTGAAGTCGTTAGTCGCGATCGTCCGGTCGGTGTAGACGGCGCCGATGGTAGAGGCAGCGCCCACGTCCTGCCGTACTCGCACCAAGTTCACGAACGTGTTGGGAGCCCCCGCGTCGAACGACTGGTCGATCGCGCCCAGGTAGCCGACGTTCAAGCTACCGAGCTTTCCGGTGAGCTTTGCGCCTGCGATCGGGTTCGCGACTGAGCGCGTATAGATGATCTGCTTCGCCATCCCGAAGATCTCGGTACCCTCCAGGAAGAAGGGCCTCTTCTCGGGGAAGAAGAGGACGAAGCGCTCGTTCACGGCGATTTGGCCTGCGTCCGCTTCGATCTGGCTGAAGTCCGGGTTGTACGTCGCGTCCAGCGTGAGATCGGAGGTCACCCCGTACGTGGCGTTCAGACCGAAGGCCCCGCTCGGGTCCTTCCGCCGGAAGAGGCCGGCACCCGAGTCGTACTCGCCGATTCGCTTCCCGGTCAGCACCGGGTTGAGCTCCATGAAGAGCCCCATGTCGAGGTTTCGCAGCCCGTTGAGCTTGCCGGCCTGCGTCAGCTTGTTCGACACGTCGTCGGTGATGGGGGCCCACGAGCTCTCGAAGCCGCTTCGCTGAATCTTGCGCTGTACGTGCAGCCCCCAGGACTGCTCCTCCGCCTCCGGGAAGCGCAGGCTCTTGAACGGGATACGCAGCTCGACTTGATAGCCCCAATCGGTGATCCTCCCATCGGAGTCCCAGAGGAAATCGGGGTTGTCGTCGATGGGCTGTCCGTAGTTGCCATGACGTCGGCTCGCGCTGCCTCCGCTTTCGTTCCAGATCCCGTCGTGCTGCACACCGAGAGGGTTCACCGTGAATACGTAGGCCCGCCTGGCGTCGTTGAACGTATCGAGAATGAAGCGGACGTAGTCGTCCGAACGCGTGTACGAATCGCGCTCCGCGAGCGTCGCGCGGATCCCG includes the following:
- a CDS encoding carbohydrate binding family 9 domain-containing protein is translated as MHFTMLQLALSTVLIGPGETDFKEAKTYSGRADDIEVTTPAVERAGIDIDGRLDDAAWLQAALLTSFTQFKPVEGLAASQRTEVRVLVDADAIYFAVKAFDDDPSGIRATLAERDSYTRSDDYVRFILDTFNDARRAYVFTVNPLGVQHDGIWNESGGSASRRHGNYGQPIDDNPDFLWDSDGRITDWGYQVELRIPFKSLRFPEAEEQSWGLHVQRKIQRSGFESSWAPITDDVSNKLTQAGKLNGLRNLDMGLFMELNPVLTGKRIGEYDSGAGLFRRKDPSGAFGLNATYGVTSDLTLDATYNPDFSQIEADAGQIAVNERFVLFFPEKRPFFLEGTEIFGMAKQIIYTRSVANPIAGAKLTGKLGSLNVGYLGAIDQSFDAGAPNTFVNLVRVRQDVGAASTIGAVYTDRTIATNDFNRVAGADARLRLGQRYTLTMVGAASFTDNPGLTSRATGSLLSAKIERAGRAVSFNAELEDTDADFNAGSGFFRRIGDTQFNSRFSYNWFGKRGALIQEAGPSLDLKGYWDHDAFWNGEGLQEGEAQLGWRVGFRGNITFWGNHKRSMFDFAPEAYQGLLVEQPDGSYSDFLPDQSLFGGLSSTTLSLWLNKWERVRGNIRYTFSETPVFDRSFGVAVEPADSRSGEVTLNLYPMRSLVAELGVRQTRLTRKTDGVEVSSAIIPRVRAQYQFTRSLFVRGIFEYSSQKRLALRDPATGSPLYRVDGDGEYTLRSGSEDYDFHIEGLVSYEPSPGTVFYVGYTRQMEDTGSFRFRDVRAMADGLFVKLSYRFRM